In the Salvelinus fontinalis isolate EN_2023a chromosome 34, ASM2944872v1, whole genome shotgun sequence genome, one interval contains:
- the LOC129832899 gene encoding TANK-binding kinase 1-binding protein 1-like: MESLFGGELGLLSGGEGLRDDGCGLGSGVNWSASPIQDDMYPSHFALAAAYHDIKTRLASLERENSSIKRKLKNYEVKFPMISEFEEERTLQCCSCEPKETSLLQSETTNLQQRVNSLTQELQKSKEREERLEDVIQAYEKIHMEKSNVQRDLDKMTTLAEQHMERICGLESALRQREGSLQKLSAQLHSKNIHYLQLHTSLDVPRERNGRGPTLQSSRSLDAVSDLKLQRLEAELEGARQQAQGACQREKEMKEELQRLQAEIRQLQQDVQRQEVTTPCEHCDVEWIKKAGDEQVNLALAYTELTEELVRVRGLAVKQTEILRKASHEQMVLRHSPAPQRRSPASQRPSPDRLHPHPSPPLSPSSPPSGPASYSPTGLAYSPTGPASYSCRPTSQRLRARFQGRRSYSEVADSSAHQRPPPRLLRDPVSTLPKPKNMGESGAYSRPHRVSLMGLARPASARGAVSGGGGGGGGGSSLSSSPHHHDLELGFPLAAEGRHFCHLEDPPAPTPQVTPPQSSDDEEWRCPSPVSSPPRTLGAMGVSSREPPPCPSFLALKDPATLACHLPGYLNADHAQSWPSINLWMETEEDDARSCPLCQLTFPTGYPDDALIKHIDTHLENSKI; this comes from the exons ATGGAGTCTCTCTTCGGGGGCGAGCTGGGCCTCCTGAGCGGTGGCGAGGGGCTGAGGGATGACGGCTGCGGCCTGGGGTCGGGGGTCAACTGGTCGGCCTCACCCATCCAAGACGACATGTACCCCTCCCACTTCGCCCTGGCCGCCGCCTACCACGACATCAAGACGCGATTGGCCAGCCTGGAGCGAGAGAACAGCAGCATCAAGAGGAAGCTGAAGAACTATGAGGTCAAG ttCCCTATGATCAGTGAGTTTGAGGAGGAGAGGACTCTACAGTGCTGCTCCTGTGAACCCAAGGAGACCAGCCTACTGCAGTCAGAGACCACCAACCTGCAACAGAGAGTCAACTCCCTCACACAGGAG CTCCAGAAGAGTAAAGAgcgagaggagaggctggaggatGTGATTCAGGCCTATGAGAAGATCCACATGGAGAAGAGTAACGTTCAGAGAGACCTGGACAAGATG ACAACACTAGCAGAGCAGCACATGGAGCGTATCTGTGGTCTGGAGTCAGCTCTGAGGCAGAGGGAGGGGTCCCTGCAGAAACTCAGTGCTCAGCTGCACAGCAAAAACATTCATTACCTACAGCTACACACCAGTCTGGACGTGCCTCGCG AGCGGAACGGGCGGGGTCCGACCCTGCAGAGCTCTCGCAGTCTGGACGCCGTGTCCGACCTGAAGCTGCAGCGGTTGGAGGCGGAGCTAGAAGGGGCACGGCAGCAGGCCCAGGGGgcgtgtcagagagagaaggagatgaaggAGGAGCTACAGAGGCTGCAGGCAGAGATCAGACAGCTGCAGCAGGACGTACAGAGACAG GAGGTGACCACACCCTGTGAGCACTGTGACGTGGAATGGATAAAGAAGGCAGGAGATGAACA GGTGAACCTGGCGTTGGCCTACACTGagctgacagaggagctggtgcgTGTGAGAGGTCTGGCTGTCAAACAGACTGAGATCCTCAGGAAGGCATCCCATGAGCAGATGG tcctGAGACACTCCCCAGCACCCCAGCGTCGCTCCCCGGCCTCCCAACGCCCCTCCCCAGACCGCCtccaccctcacccctctcctcccctttcaccTTCCTCACCCCCTTCTGGCCCCGCATCCTACTCCCCAACTGGCCTCGCTTACTCACCCACCGGCCCAGCCTCCTACTCCTGCCGGCCAACCAGCCAGCGGCTGCGTGCCCGCTTCCAGGGGCGCCGCAGCTACTCGGAGGTGGCCGACTCGTCTGCCCACCAGAGGCCCCCGCCCAGGCTGCTCCGTGACCCAGTCTCCACCCTGCCCAAGCCCAAGAACATGGGGGAGTCTGGGGCTTATTCCCGCCCGCACAGGGTTTCCCTGATGGGGCTTGCCCGGCCGGCCTCGGCCCGTGGAGCTGtaagtggtggtggagggggaggaggtggtggcaGCAGCCTGAGCAGTAGTCCCCACCACCATGACCTGGAGCTGGGCTTCCCTCTAGCTGCAGAG GGGCGCCACTTCTGTCATCTGGAGGATCCCCCGGCCCCCACCCCACAGGTCACCCCGCCCCAGTCGTCTGACGATGAGGAGTGGAGGTGCCCATCCCCAGTCTCCAGTCCTCCCAGGACACTGGGGGCCATGGGGGTAAGCTCACGGGAACCCCCACCCTGCCCTTCCTTCTTGGCCCTAAAGGACCCGGCTACCCTCGCCTGCCACCTTCCAGGGTACCTGAACGCAGACCACGCCCAGTCCTGGCCCTCCATCAAT CTGTGGATGGAGACGGAGGAGGACGACGCCCGGAGCTGCCCGCTGTGTCAGCTGACCTTCCCCACTGGCTACCCCGACGACGCCCTCATCAAACACATCGACACGCACCTGGAGAACAGCAAGATCTAA